The following proteins are encoded in a genomic region of Oncorhynchus masou masou isolate Uvic2021 chromosome 32, UVic_Omas_1.1, whole genome shotgun sequence:
- the ran gene encoding GTP-binding nuclear protein Ran yields the protein MAEGEPQVQFKLVLVGDGGTGKTTFVKRHLTGEFEKKYVATLGVEVHPLVFHTNRGAIKYNVWDTAGQEKFGGLRDGYYIQAQCAIIMFDVTSRVTYKNVPNWHRDLVRVCENIPIVLCGNKVDIKDRKVKAKSIVFHRKKNLQYYDISAKSNYNFEKPFLWLARKLIGDPNLEFVAMPALAPPEILMDPSLAAQYEHDLKVASETALPDEDDDL from the exons ATGGCAGAAGGCGAGCCACAGGTCCAGTTCAAG cTTGTGTTGGTTGGCGATGGAGGCACGGGAAAGACTACTTTCGTCAAAAGACATTTGACGGGAGAGTTTGAGAAGAAATATGTTG CCACTCTGGGAGTGGAGGTGCACCCGCTGGTCttccacactaacagaggggccATCAAATACAACGTGTGGGACACAGCCGGGCAGGAAAAATTTGGAGGGCTCCGAGACGGCTACTACATCCAAG CCCAGTGTGCGATCATCATGTTTGACGTCACGTCTCGAGTCACCTACAAGAACGTACCCAACTGGCATCGTGACCTGGTGCGCGTCTGTGAGAACATTCCCATAGTCCTCTGCGGCAACAAGGTGGACATCAAAGACCGTAAAGTCAAAGCCAAGAGCATCGTATTCCATCGCAAGAAGAACCTCCAG TACTATGACATCTCTGCTAAGAGTAATTACAACTTTGAGAAGCCCTTCCTGTGGCTAGCGCGGAAGCTGATTGGAGACCCCAACCTAGAGTTTGTGGCCATGCCCGCCCTCGCCCCCCCAGAGATCCTCATGGACCCCTCCCTCGCCGCGCAGTACGAGCACGACCTCAAA GTTGCATCAGAAACAGCGCTCCCAGATGAAGATGATGACCTTTAA
- the LOC135526403 gene encoding ecotropic viral integration site 5 ortholog-like isoform X1 has protein sequence MLSASTPTQTPPSGEDSSDRGSEVSVGAPATETDRFGFILGNGSTAGSEGPPPELVRQREAKWINIISQWDRVLLKNSSKVKEQCQKGIPASLRAKCWPLLCGATDRMRHNKDLYQTLDSRPALQSWVDVIERDLDRQFPFHEMFLSRDGHGQRGLFRVLKAFTQLKPEEGYCQAQGPVAAVLLMNMPTEQAFWCLVQISEQYLPGYYSPLLEGVLFDAAMLTRVLKRTCPAAHKHLQRHGVEPLMFATDWLMCLFTRHLPFNTLLRVWDLFFCYGVRVLFQVAVVLVRRALGRVEQREECEGQMETLERLRGVREQVQQEDDTFIAEVCSVPLSSKDLERQTERELEKWRMERPASTFDPRGRCHGYRMAWARVREREEERNRKEREKGNLSLPLIRSVSLLSLSPSLLRKKWIRGSRTDIGEWEGEGTEVRKVSEEVWEERSEGGNLRRRSEMDGSPVRAPCLPCPATEDRAPVETGEPLEQEERRQKTQLTPDSDREPSQQCQLTLNHSVTLNHSVTLQGQGEEQGGLSQTPVSEQHSNSQTQETDHSKDTMQTQEVLNKQSTASANFITVHIVTETKGEAEKSKETETCAGAMTEEETAPHTDLKTYTEEETAPDTKLKTYTEEETAPDTELKTYTEEETAPHTDLKTYTEEETAPDTDLKTYIEAKTEKERVTETHTDVEIQIRAEAKTEEEMEAEVQKGLHTDKSVETKTDMGSTETATQTDVNTDTETDTQQEADVNLEAETDTGSLTERDKGTGTETHTDKEIQAHTEIQSHKGTETHTDEKSEAERETALEAHTEPETQEENESAMHIEADRRVEAELGSQIEAETQTDKESEIRVAVYIGIETRTEKATDTNTGTETTMESPHDIQRRTETAKTKVQYAEPSSTIPANQSQVSPELTSTTEPAEERNSSEQKLPERPQSPVTIRPDQETQTVRESEGEKEKKASTDILPPLHQGESLTCEFPHIPDNPKSQSQSESPPPADSKADSGNSVSTQIDVSSQRTTPCDGPWATPSGDFRLCKSSSSRRLTRRLSEDLFTKPNQSQPTFTQSNQSNIGFIQSNQPQPTSPIQVPKRPESPKRVTGSNPDTVPPQTGPKSDKGPTDTPRLFGLFRRLKWEQPRQDREKGEHKVPIPQILIQDFSDGTGEGSTVRGEEEENLSSRERRRRRREQERREKEEEKLQKKREKELEKERKRERRKPQTRGKSFQVLHSSVPLPGNSGSQTFGSKRNSTPSMETYF, from the exons ATGCTGAGTGCGTCCACCCCGACCCAGACGCCCCCCAGCGGAGAGGACAGTTCTGACagggggtcagaggtcagtgtTGGAGCTCCAGCCACAGAGACAGACCGCTTCGGCTTCATCCTGGGGAATGGATCCACTGCTGG GAGTGAAGGCCCACCCCCTGAGCTcgttagacagagagaggccaAGTGGATCAACATCATAAGCCAATGGGATCGTGTCTTACTAAAAAATTCCAGCAAG GTCAAAGAGCAGTGTCAGAAAGGCATCCCAGCATCCCTCAGGGCTAAATGTTGGCCACTGCTGTGTGGCGCCACAGACAGAATGCGCCACAACAAGGACCTCTATCAG ACTCTGGACTCCAGACCCGCACTACAGAGCTGGGTGGACGTGATAGAGAGAGACTTAGACCGCCAGTTCCCCTTCCATGAGATGTTCCTCTCCAGAGACGGCCATGG ACAGCGTGGTCTGTTCCGGGTGCTGAAGGCCTTCACTCAGCTGAAGCCTGAGGAGGGCTACTGCCAGGCCCAGGGACCTGTAGCAGCTGTACTGCTGATGAACATGCCTACTGAG CAGGCATTCTGGTGTCTGGTGCAGATCAGTGAACAGTACCTCCCTGGCTACTACAGTCCCCTTCTG GAGGGGGTTCTCTTTGACGCAGCCATGCTGACCAGGGTACTGAAGAGGACGTGTCCCGCGGCTCACAAGCACCTGCAGAGACACGGCGTGGAGCCTCTGATGTTCGCCACCGATTGGTTGATGTGCCTGTTCACACGCCACCTACCCTTTAACACCCTGCTCAGGGTCTGGGACCTGTTCTTCTGCTATG GAGTGCGTGTGTTGTTCCAGGTGGCGGTGGTGTTGGTGCGCAGGGCTCTGGGCCGggtggagcagagggaggagtGCGAGGGCCAGATGGAGACTCTGGAGAGGCTGAGGGGTGTGAGGGAGCAGGTGCAGCAGGAGGACGATACCTTCATTGCAGAG gtgtgTTCTGTCCCCCTATCGAGTAAGGATTTGGAGaggcagacggagagagagctggagaagtGGAGAATGGAACGGCCCGCCTCCACCTTTGATCCCCGGGGTCGTTGCCACGGATATCGGATGGCGTGGGCGAGGGttcgagagagggaggaggagaggaacaggaaggagagggagaaagggaacctgtccctccctctgattcgctctgtctccctcctctctctctctccctcgctcctccgCAAGAAGTGGATAAGAGGGAGTAGGACAGACattggggagtgggagggagaaggCACAGAGGTGAGGAAGGTTTCAGAGGAGGTGTGGGAGGAGAGAAGCGAGGGAGGGAATCTGAGGAGAAGAAGTGAGATGGATGGTAGTCCAGTGAGGGCTCCGTGTCTTCCATGTCCAGCTACAGAGGACAGGGCCCCAGTGGAAACGGGAGAACCAttagaacaggaggagagaagacagaaaaCCCAGCTGACCCCAGATTCAGACAGAGAACCTTCCCAGCAGTGTCAGCTCACCTTGAACCACAGCGTCACCTTGAACCACAGCGTCACCTTACAGGGCcagggagaggagcaggggggtcTCAGCCAGACACCGGTCTCTGAGCAGCACAGCAACAGCCAGACACAGGAAACTGACCACAGTAAAGACACCATGCAAACACAGGAAGTACTGAACAAACAGTCAACAGCGAGTGCAAATTTCATCACAGTGCATATAGTGACAGAGACGAAGGGTGAGGCAGAGAAAAGcaaggagacagagacatgtgCAGGAGCAATGACAGAGGAGGAAACTGCTCCACACACAGACCTGAAGACATACACAGAGGAGGAAACTGCTCCAGACACAAAACTGAAGACATACACAGAGGAGGAAACTGCTCCAGACACAGAACTGAAGACATACACAGAGGAGGAAACTGCTCCACACACAGACCTGAAGACATACACAGAGGAGGAAACTGCTCCAGACACAGACCTGAAGACCTACATTGAAGCAAAGacagagaaggaaagagtgacAGAGACCCACACAGATGTAGAGATTCAGATACGAGCAGAAGCCAAGACAGAGGAGGAAATGGAGGCAGAGGTACAGAAAGGACTACACACAGATAAAAGTGTAGAGACCAAGACGGACATGGGGTCAACAGAGACAGCGACTCAAACAGATGTGAATACAGACacggagacagacacacaacaaGAAGCAGATGTAAACTTGGAGGCAGAAACAGACACGGGCTCACTGACCGAGAGAGACAAAGGCActggcacagagacacacaccgaCAAGGAGATACAGGCTCATACAGAGATCCAGTCACACAAAGGgacggagacacacacagatgaaaaatctgaggcagagagagaaacggCGTTAGAGGCACATACAGAACCAGAGACGCAGGAAGAAAATGAGTCAGCGATGCACATAGAGGCAGACAGAAGAGTAGAGGCAGAGTTGGGGTCACAGATTGAGGCAGAAACACAGACGGACAAAGAATCAGAGATACGGGTAGCTGTATACATAGGGATTGAGACGCGCACGGAGAAAGCCACTGACACAAACACAGGGACAGAGACGACCATGGAGTCTCCACATGACATTCAGAGACGCACAGAGACAGCAAAGACAAAGGTACAGTACGCAGAGCCCTCTAGCACAATACCAGCCAATCAGAGCCAGGTTTCTCCAGAGTTGACATCCACTACTGAGCCTGCGGAGGAGAGGAACTCATCAGAACAGAAGCTTCCTGAAAGACCCCAGAGTCCAGTCACCATCCGTCCAGATCAGGAGACCCAGACAGTcagggagagtgaaggagagaaagaaaagaaagcCTCAACTGACATCCTTCCACCATTACATCAGGGGGAATCACTGACATGTGAATTCCCTCACATACCTGACAACCCAAAGTCACAAAGTCAGAGTGAGTCTCCCCCTCCTGCAGACTCAAAGGCTGACTCTGGCAACTCGGTGTCCACACAAATTGATGTCTCGTCCCAAAGGACTACGCCCTGTGATGGACCGTGGGCAACCCCTTCCGGAGACTTCCGGCTCTGCAAATCCTCCAGCTCCCGGAGGCTCACCCGCAGGCTCTCTGAGGATCTCTTCACTAAACCCAACCAATCACAACCCACCTTCACACAATCCAATCAATCAAATATAGGCTTCATTCAGTCCAATCAACCACAACCCACATCTCCCATTCAGGTACCAAAGCGCCCAGAATCACCCAAACGGGTGACAGGGAGCAACCCGGACACTGTCCCACCTCAGACTGGGCCTAAATCTGACAAAGGGCCGACCGACACCCCCAGGCTATTTGGTCTCTTCCGCAGGCTCAAATGGGAGCAACCAAGGCAggacagggagaaaggggagCACAAAGTCCCCATTCCCCAAATCCTGATCCAGGACTTCAGTGATGGGACGGGTGAGGGGAGCACGGtcaggggggaggaagaggagaacctgagctccagagagaggaggaggagacggagggagcaggagaggagggagaaagaggaggagaagttacagaagaagagggagaaggagttagagaaagagagaaagagggagaggaggaagcctCAGACGAGGGGGAAGAGTTTTCAGGTGCTACACAGCAGTGTTCCCCTTCCTGGAAACAGTGGCTCACAGACATTTGGTTCCAAAAGAAACTCAACTCCATCTATGGAGACATACTTTTAA
- the LOC135526403 gene encoding ecotropic viral integration site 5 ortholog-like isoform X2 has product MLSASTPTQTPPSGEDSSDRGSEVSVGAPATETDRFGFILGNGSTAGSEGPPPELVRQREAKWINIISQWDRVLLKNSSKVKEQCQKGIPASLRAKCWPLLCGATDRMRHNKDLYQTLDSRPALQSWVDVIERDLDRQFPFHEMFLSRDGHGQRGLFRVLKAFTQLKPEEGYCQAQGPVAAVLLMNMPTEAFWCLVQISEQYLPGYYSPLLEGVLFDAAMLTRVLKRTCPAAHKHLQRHGVEPLMFATDWLMCLFTRHLPFNTLLRVWDLFFCYGVRVLFQVAVVLVRRALGRVEQREECEGQMETLERLRGVREQVQQEDDTFIAEVCSVPLSSKDLERQTERELEKWRMERPASTFDPRGRCHGYRMAWARVREREEERNRKEREKGNLSLPLIRSVSLLSLSPSLLRKKWIRGSRTDIGEWEGEGTEVRKVSEEVWEERSEGGNLRRRSEMDGSPVRAPCLPCPATEDRAPVETGEPLEQEERRQKTQLTPDSDREPSQQCQLTLNHSVTLNHSVTLQGQGEEQGGLSQTPVSEQHSNSQTQETDHSKDTMQTQEVLNKQSTASANFITVHIVTETKGEAEKSKETETCAGAMTEEETAPHTDLKTYTEEETAPDTKLKTYTEEETAPDTELKTYTEEETAPHTDLKTYTEEETAPDTDLKTYIEAKTEKERVTETHTDVEIQIRAEAKTEEEMEAEVQKGLHTDKSVETKTDMGSTETATQTDVNTDTETDTQQEADVNLEAETDTGSLTERDKGTGTETHTDKEIQAHTEIQSHKGTETHTDEKSEAERETALEAHTEPETQEENESAMHIEADRRVEAELGSQIEAETQTDKESEIRVAVYIGIETRTEKATDTNTGTETTMESPHDIQRRTETAKTKVQYAEPSSTIPANQSQVSPELTSTTEPAEERNSSEQKLPERPQSPVTIRPDQETQTVRESEGEKEKKASTDILPPLHQGESLTCEFPHIPDNPKSQSQSESPPPADSKADSGNSVSTQIDVSSQRTTPCDGPWATPSGDFRLCKSSSSRRLTRRLSEDLFTKPNQSQPTFTQSNQSNIGFIQSNQPQPTSPIQVPKRPESPKRVTGSNPDTVPPQTGPKSDKGPTDTPRLFGLFRRLKWEQPRQDREKGEHKVPIPQILIQDFSDGTGEGSTVRGEEEENLSSRERRRRRREQERREKEEEKLQKKREKELEKERKRERRKPQTRGKSFQVLHSSVPLPGNSGSQTFGSKRNSTPSMETYF; this is encoded by the exons ATGCTGAGTGCGTCCACCCCGACCCAGACGCCCCCCAGCGGAGAGGACAGTTCTGACagggggtcagaggtcagtgtTGGAGCTCCAGCCACAGAGACAGACCGCTTCGGCTTCATCCTGGGGAATGGATCCACTGCTGG GAGTGAAGGCCCACCCCCTGAGCTcgttagacagagagaggccaAGTGGATCAACATCATAAGCCAATGGGATCGTGTCTTACTAAAAAATTCCAGCAAG GTCAAAGAGCAGTGTCAGAAAGGCATCCCAGCATCCCTCAGGGCTAAATGTTGGCCACTGCTGTGTGGCGCCACAGACAGAATGCGCCACAACAAGGACCTCTATCAG ACTCTGGACTCCAGACCCGCACTACAGAGCTGGGTGGACGTGATAGAGAGAGACTTAGACCGCCAGTTCCCCTTCCATGAGATGTTCCTCTCCAGAGACGGCCATGG ACAGCGTGGTCTGTTCCGGGTGCTGAAGGCCTTCACTCAGCTGAAGCCTGAGGAGGGCTACTGCCAGGCCCAGGGACCTGTAGCAGCTGTACTGCTGATGAACATGCCTACTGAG GCATTCTGGTGTCTGGTGCAGATCAGTGAACAGTACCTCCCTGGCTACTACAGTCCCCTTCTG GAGGGGGTTCTCTTTGACGCAGCCATGCTGACCAGGGTACTGAAGAGGACGTGTCCCGCGGCTCACAAGCACCTGCAGAGACACGGCGTGGAGCCTCTGATGTTCGCCACCGATTGGTTGATGTGCCTGTTCACACGCCACCTACCCTTTAACACCCTGCTCAGGGTCTGGGACCTGTTCTTCTGCTATG GAGTGCGTGTGTTGTTCCAGGTGGCGGTGGTGTTGGTGCGCAGGGCTCTGGGCCGggtggagcagagggaggagtGCGAGGGCCAGATGGAGACTCTGGAGAGGCTGAGGGGTGTGAGGGAGCAGGTGCAGCAGGAGGACGATACCTTCATTGCAGAG gtgtgTTCTGTCCCCCTATCGAGTAAGGATTTGGAGaggcagacggagagagagctggagaagtGGAGAATGGAACGGCCCGCCTCCACCTTTGATCCCCGGGGTCGTTGCCACGGATATCGGATGGCGTGGGCGAGGGttcgagagagggaggaggagaggaacaggaaggagagggagaaagggaacctgtccctccctctgattcgctctgtctccctcctctctctctctccctcgctcctccgCAAGAAGTGGATAAGAGGGAGTAGGACAGACattggggagtgggagggagaaggCACAGAGGTGAGGAAGGTTTCAGAGGAGGTGTGGGAGGAGAGAAGCGAGGGAGGGAATCTGAGGAGAAGAAGTGAGATGGATGGTAGTCCAGTGAGGGCTCCGTGTCTTCCATGTCCAGCTACAGAGGACAGGGCCCCAGTGGAAACGGGAGAACCAttagaacaggaggagagaagacagaaaaCCCAGCTGACCCCAGATTCAGACAGAGAACCTTCCCAGCAGTGTCAGCTCACCTTGAACCACAGCGTCACCTTGAACCACAGCGTCACCTTACAGGGCcagggagaggagcaggggggtcTCAGCCAGACACCGGTCTCTGAGCAGCACAGCAACAGCCAGACACAGGAAACTGACCACAGTAAAGACACCATGCAAACACAGGAAGTACTGAACAAACAGTCAACAGCGAGTGCAAATTTCATCACAGTGCATATAGTGACAGAGACGAAGGGTGAGGCAGAGAAAAGcaaggagacagagacatgtgCAGGAGCAATGACAGAGGAGGAAACTGCTCCACACACAGACCTGAAGACATACACAGAGGAGGAAACTGCTCCAGACACAAAACTGAAGACATACACAGAGGAGGAAACTGCTCCAGACACAGAACTGAAGACATACACAGAGGAGGAAACTGCTCCACACACAGACCTGAAGACATACACAGAGGAGGAAACTGCTCCAGACACAGACCTGAAGACCTACATTGAAGCAAAGacagagaaggaaagagtgacAGAGACCCACACAGATGTAGAGATTCAGATACGAGCAGAAGCCAAGACAGAGGAGGAAATGGAGGCAGAGGTACAGAAAGGACTACACACAGATAAAAGTGTAGAGACCAAGACGGACATGGGGTCAACAGAGACAGCGACTCAAACAGATGTGAATACAGACacggagacagacacacaacaaGAAGCAGATGTAAACTTGGAGGCAGAAACAGACACGGGCTCACTGACCGAGAGAGACAAAGGCActggcacagagacacacaccgaCAAGGAGATACAGGCTCATACAGAGATCCAGTCACACAAAGGgacggagacacacacagatgaaaaatctgaggcagagagagaaacggCGTTAGAGGCACATACAGAACCAGAGACGCAGGAAGAAAATGAGTCAGCGATGCACATAGAGGCAGACAGAAGAGTAGAGGCAGAGTTGGGGTCACAGATTGAGGCAGAAACACAGACGGACAAAGAATCAGAGATACGGGTAGCTGTATACATAGGGATTGAGACGCGCACGGAGAAAGCCACTGACACAAACACAGGGACAGAGACGACCATGGAGTCTCCACATGACATTCAGAGACGCACAGAGACAGCAAAGACAAAGGTACAGTACGCAGAGCCCTCTAGCACAATACCAGCCAATCAGAGCCAGGTTTCTCCAGAGTTGACATCCACTACTGAGCCTGCGGAGGAGAGGAACTCATCAGAACAGAAGCTTCCTGAAAGACCCCAGAGTCCAGTCACCATCCGTCCAGATCAGGAGACCCAGACAGTcagggagagtgaaggagagaaagaaaagaaagcCTCAACTGACATCCTTCCACCATTACATCAGGGGGAATCACTGACATGTGAATTCCCTCACATACCTGACAACCCAAAGTCACAAAGTCAGAGTGAGTCTCCCCCTCCTGCAGACTCAAAGGCTGACTCTGGCAACTCGGTGTCCACACAAATTGATGTCTCGTCCCAAAGGACTACGCCCTGTGATGGACCGTGGGCAACCCCTTCCGGAGACTTCCGGCTCTGCAAATCCTCCAGCTCCCGGAGGCTCACCCGCAGGCTCTCTGAGGATCTCTTCACTAAACCCAACCAATCACAACCCACCTTCACACAATCCAATCAATCAAATATAGGCTTCATTCAGTCCAATCAACCACAACCCACATCTCCCATTCAGGTACCAAAGCGCCCAGAATCACCCAAACGGGTGACAGGGAGCAACCCGGACACTGTCCCACCTCAGACTGGGCCTAAATCTGACAAAGGGCCGACCGACACCCCCAGGCTATTTGGTCTCTTCCGCAGGCTCAAATGGGAGCAACCAAGGCAggacagggagaaaggggagCACAAAGTCCCCATTCCCCAAATCCTGATCCAGGACTTCAGTGATGGGACGGGTGAGGGGAGCACGGtcaggggggaggaagaggagaacctgagctccagagagaggaggaggagacggagggagcaggagaggagggagaaagaggaggagaagttacagaagaagagggagaaggagttagagaaagagagaaagagggagaggaggaagcctCAGACGAGGGGGAAGAGTTTTCAGGTGCTACACAGCAGTGTTCCCCTTCCTGGAAACAGTGGCTCACAGACATTTGGTTCCAAAAGAAACTCAACTCCATCTATGGAGACATACTTTTAA
- the rad9a gene encoding cell cycle checkpoint control protein RAD9A isoform X2, producing MDCVVTGGNVKVLAKAIHSLSRIGDELYLEPQEDGLALRSVNSSRSAYACFLFSPLFFSRYTIPLGHAFRCKMAIKCVQAVFRSLSSLEKTVEKCHIELDGEKSRLTFTLHCKHGLLKTHNLSFQDSESLQAVFDKESCANMLRAQPRLLVDTVLHFPPSLEEVSVSVSGERVCFRNHVDDEAEQSKAMLTELCLSSDEFDHFAVGAQTSITFCLKELRGLLVFAESTGLPVSMYFDEPGSPVVLSVTDSVLEVNFVLATLSDDSNLCNHNNNTKRARSPPPPDDFMTDDIDSYLIAMETSELAGPSDALAPRSPSPNHTLTTPPSVAMRRLERGEEEEEEDTEDTERPPNKKFRSLFFGSVCPSDSQLTNQTIKSQEVLASDSEDDTQAPLP from the exons ATGGACTGTGTGGTGACAGGGGGCAACGTGAAAG tGCTGGCCAAGGCCATCCACTCTCTGTCCAGGATAGGTGATGAGTTGTACCTGGAGCCACAGGAGGATGGG CTGGCTCTGCGTTCAGTGAACTCATCCCGCTCAGCCTACGCGTGCTTCCTTTTCTCCCCACTCTTCTTCAgcag GTACACCATTCCCTTAGGACATGCTTTTCGCTGTAAGATGGCTATCAAG tgtgtgcaGGCCGTGTTCAGGTCCCTGTCATCTCTGGAGAAGACAGTAGAGAAGTGTCACATTGAACTGGATGGAGAGAAGAGTCGTCTCACCTTCACCCTGCACTGCAAACATG GTCTGCTGAAGACACACAACCTGTCATTCCAGGACAGTGAGAGTCTGCAGGCCGTGTTTGATAAAGAGAGCTGTGCCAACATGCTTCGAGCCCAGCCCAG GTTGCTGGTTGACACGGTGCtgcacttccctccctctctggaagAGGTGAGTGTGTCAGTGAGTGGAGAACGAGTGTGCTTCAGGAACCATGTAGACGACGAGGCAG agCAATCCAAAGCCATGCTGACTGAATTGTGTTTGAGTTCTGATGAGTTTGACCACTTTGCTGTCGGAGCTCAGACCAGCATCACATTCTGTCTAAAGGAGCTGAGG GGCTTGCTGGTGTTTGCAGAATCCACAGGTCTCCCAGTCTCAATGTATTTTGATGAGCCAGGCAG TCCTGTGGTGTTAAGTGTAACAGACAGTGTTCTGGAGGTGAACTTCGTGCTTGCCACTCTGTCTGATGACTCCAACCTCTGTAACCATAACAACAACACAAAACG AGCTCGTTCACCGCCACCTCCTGACGACTTTATGACTGACGACATTGACTCTTATCTCATCGCCATGGAGACCAGTGAATTAGCGGGTCCCTCCGATGCCCTTGCACCCCGGTCCCCCTCGCCCAATCACACACTTACAACTCCGCCATCTGTAGCCATGCGCaggctagagagaggagaggaagaggaggaggaagataccGAGGACACTGAAAGACCTCCAAATAAAAAG TTCCGCTCGCTCTTTTTCGGGTCAGTCTGTCCCTCTGATTCTCAACTGACCAATCAGACGATCAAGAGCCAGGAAGTGTTGGCCAGTGACAGCGAGGACGACACCCAAGCACCATTGCCGTGA
- the rad9a gene encoding cell cycle checkpoint control protein RAD9A isoform X1, producing the protein MQHSITLLLGQIALTQPGVLAKAIHSLSRIGDELYLEPQEDGLALRSVNSSRSAYACFLFSPLFFSRYTIPLGHAFRCKMAIKCVQAVFRSLSSLEKTVEKCHIELDGEKSRLTFTLHCKHGLLKTHNLSFQDSESLQAVFDKESCANMLRAQPRLLVDTVLHFPPSLEEVSVSVSGERVCFRNHVDDEAEQSKAMLTELCLSSDEFDHFAVGAQTSITFCLKELRGLLVFAESTGLPVSMYFDEPGSPVVLSVTDSVLEVNFVLATLSDDSNLCNHNNNTKRARSPPPPDDFMTDDIDSYLIAMETSELAGPSDALAPRSPSPNHTLTTPPSVAMRRLERGEEEEEEDTEDTERPPNKKFRSLFFGSVCPSDSQLTNQTIKSQEVLASDSEDDTQAPLP; encoded by the exons atgcagcactccatcactctccttcttggtcaaatagcccttacacagcctggag tGCTGGCCAAGGCCATCCACTCTCTGTCCAGGATAGGTGATGAGTTGTACCTGGAGCCACAGGAGGATGGG CTGGCTCTGCGTTCAGTGAACTCATCCCGCTCAGCCTACGCGTGCTTCCTTTTCTCCCCACTCTTCTTCAgcag GTACACCATTCCCTTAGGACATGCTTTTCGCTGTAAGATGGCTATCAAG tgtgtgcaGGCCGTGTTCAGGTCCCTGTCATCTCTGGAGAAGACAGTAGAGAAGTGTCACATTGAACTGGATGGAGAGAAGAGTCGTCTCACCTTCACCCTGCACTGCAAACATG GTCTGCTGAAGACACACAACCTGTCATTCCAGGACAGTGAGAGTCTGCAGGCCGTGTTTGATAAAGAGAGCTGTGCCAACATGCTTCGAGCCCAGCCCAG GTTGCTGGTTGACACGGTGCtgcacttccctccctctctggaagAGGTGAGTGTGTCAGTGAGTGGAGAACGAGTGTGCTTCAGGAACCATGTAGACGACGAGGCAG agCAATCCAAAGCCATGCTGACTGAATTGTGTTTGAGTTCTGATGAGTTTGACCACTTTGCTGTCGGAGCTCAGACCAGCATCACATTCTGTCTAAAGGAGCTGAGG GGCTTGCTGGTGTTTGCAGAATCCACAGGTCTCCCAGTCTCAATGTATTTTGATGAGCCAGGCAG TCCTGTGGTGTTAAGTGTAACAGACAGTGTTCTGGAGGTGAACTTCGTGCTTGCCACTCTGTCTGATGACTCCAACCTCTGTAACCATAACAACAACACAAAACG AGCTCGTTCACCGCCACCTCCTGACGACTTTATGACTGACGACATTGACTCTTATCTCATCGCCATGGAGACCAGTGAATTAGCGGGTCCCTCCGATGCCCTTGCACCCCGGTCCCCCTCGCCCAATCACACACTTACAACTCCGCCATCTGTAGCCATGCGCaggctagagagaggagaggaagaggaggaggaagataccGAGGACACTGAAAGACCTCCAAATAAAAAG TTCCGCTCGCTCTTTTTCGGGTCAGTCTGTCCCTCTGATTCTCAACTGACCAATCAGACGATCAAGAGCCAGGAAGTGTTGGCCAGTGACAGCGAGGACGACACCCAAGCACCATTGCCGTGA